One genomic segment of Luteimonas galliterrae includes these proteins:
- a CDS encoding CTP synthase codes for MTTPGSVTPLIFVTGGVVSSLGKGIAAASLAAILEARGLRVTMMKLDPYINVDPGTMSPFQHGEVYVTDDGAETDLDLGHYERFVNTRLTGKNSITTGKIYENVIRKERRGDYLGATVQVIPHITDEIKRCIDAATAGYDVALVEIGGTVGDIESLPFLEAIRQIRTERGAEKALFMHLTLVPYIAAAGELKTKPTQHSVKELRSIGIQPDVLLCRSEQPLPDGERRKIALFTNVPEQAVISAVDLDNIYKIPMWLHSQGLDQIVVQRLHLEDKVAESADLSEWLSVVEANEYPIDEVNIAVVGKYVDHKDAYKSVSEALKHGGIRQRTRVNLKWLESQDVEREGADKALAGVDGILVPGGFGDRGFEGKVLTAKFARENKIPYFGICYGMQAAVVDVARNLAGLEGANSTENDKMSPHPVIGLITEWRTQTGEVERRSEDSDLGGTMRLGLQEQRMKPGSKSREIYGKDVVGERHRHRYEFNNRYRTQLEDAGLVISAKSMDDLLVEMIELPNHPWFIACQAHPEFLSTPRGGHPLFVGFIRAARERKAGGRLLKEASA; via the coding sequence TCGAAGCGCGCGGCCTGCGCGTGACGATGATGAAGCTCGACCCCTACATCAACGTCGACCCGGGCACCATGAGCCCGTTCCAGCACGGCGAGGTCTACGTCACCGACGACGGCGCCGAAACCGACCTGGACCTGGGCCACTACGAGCGCTTCGTCAACACCCGGTTGACCGGCAAGAACTCGATCACCACCGGCAAGATCTACGAAAACGTGATCCGCAAGGAGCGCCGCGGCGACTATCTGGGCGCCACGGTGCAGGTGATCCCGCACATCACCGATGAGATCAAGCGCTGCATCGACGCGGCCACGGCCGGCTACGACGTGGCCCTGGTCGAGATCGGCGGCACCGTCGGCGACATCGAATCGCTGCCGTTCCTGGAAGCGATCCGCCAGATCCGCACCGAACGCGGCGCCGAGAAGGCGCTGTTCATGCACCTGACCCTGGTGCCGTACATCGCCGCCGCCGGCGAACTCAAGACCAAGCCCACCCAGCACTCGGTGAAGGAACTGCGCTCGATCGGCATCCAGCCCGACGTGCTGCTGTGCCGCAGCGAGCAGCCGCTGCCCGACGGCGAGCGCCGTAAGATCGCGCTGTTCACCAACGTGCCGGAGCAGGCGGTGATCTCGGCCGTGGACCTGGACAACATCTACAAGATCCCGATGTGGCTGCACTCGCAGGGCCTGGACCAGATCGTGGTGCAGCGCCTGCACCTGGAAGACAAGGTCGCCGAATCGGCCGATCTGTCCGAATGGCTGTCGGTGGTCGAGGCCAACGAATACCCGATCGACGAAGTCAACATCGCCGTCGTCGGCAAGTACGTCGACCACAAGGACGCCTACAAGTCGGTGTCCGAAGCGCTCAAGCACGGTGGCATCCGCCAGCGCACCCGCGTCAATCTGAAATGGCTCGAGTCGCAGGACGTCGAACGCGAAGGCGCGGACAAGGCGCTGGCCGGCGTCGACGGCATCCTGGTGCCGGGCGGCTTCGGCGACCGCGGTTTCGAAGGCAAGGTGCTGACAGCGAAATTCGCGCGCGAAAACAAGATTCCGTATTTCGGCATCTGCTATGGCATGCAGGCCGCCGTGGTCGACGTGGCGCGCAACCTGGCCGGCCTGGAAGGCGCCAACAGCACCGAGAACGACAAGATGTCGCCGCATCCGGTGATCGGCCTGATCACCGAATGGCGCACGCAGACCGGCGAAGTCGAGCGCCGCAGCGAAGACAGCGACCTCGGCGGCACCATGCGCCTGGGCCTGCAGGAGCAGCGCATGAAGCCGGGCAGCAAGTCGCGCGAGATCTACGGCAAGGACGTGGTCGGCGAGCGCCACCGCCACCGTTACGAATTCAACAACCGCTACCGCACCCAGCTCGAAGACGCCGGCTTGGTGATCAGCGCCAAGTCGATGGACGATTTGCTGGTGGAAATGATCGAGCTGCCGAACCATCCCTGGTTCATCGCCTGCCAGGCGCACCCGGAATTCCTGTCGACGCCGCGCGGCGGGCATCCGCTGTTCGTCGGCTTCATCCGCGCCGCGCGCGAGCGCAAGGCGGGCGGACGGTTGCTGAAGGAAGCCTCGGCATGA